The Kitasatospora paranensis genome has a window encoding:
- a CDS encoding MFS transporter, producing the protein MRPLRSSRSFRTLWIGTSASQLGGQMANVAVLAQVWDLTRSPVGTGVLGLATGLPMVLFGLLGGTLADTFDRRAVVRASTAGQLLAAAGLCAQALADNRNVLLLLALVAAGTSCSALGAPARRTFPVRLLAGDQVAAGLALTNVSFQAAMLAGPALAGLIIARWDFPAAYAAQAVAMAVSVLTVIRLPAMRPEGADTAGGKRRPERGGWRIVLRRPTLWGSMATDLSATLLAMPIALFPLVNEIRFEETRRPSACSSRPSRSGGSRPACSPAR; encoded by the coding sequence ATGCGCCCGCTGCGCAGCAGTCGGTCGTTCCGCACCCTGTGGATCGGCACCTCCGCCTCTCAACTCGGCGGGCAGATGGCCAACGTGGCGGTGCTGGCCCAGGTCTGGGACCTGACCAGGAGCCCGGTGGGCACCGGCGTCCTCGGGCTCGCCACCGGCCTGCCGATGGTGCTGTTCGGTCTGCTCGGCGGCACGTTGGCCGACACCTTCGACCGCCGGGCGGTGGTGCGGGCCAGCACCGCGGGCCAACTGCTGGCCGCGGCAGGACTGTGCGCCCAGGCCCTGGCGGACAACCGCAACGTGCTGCTGCTGCTCGCCCTCGTCGCCGCCGGGACAAGTTGCAGCGCTCTCGGAGCTCCCGCCCGGCGCACCTTCCCGGTCCGCCTGCTGGCGGGCGACCAGGTCGCGGCCGGTCTTGCGCTGACCAACGTCTCCTTCCAGGCGGCGATGCTGGCCGGGCCCGCACTGGCCGGCCTCATCATCGCCCGCTGGGACTTCCCTGCCGCCTACGCCGCCCAGGCCGTGGCCATGGCAGTCTCGGTGCTCACGGTGATCCGCCTGCCGGCCATGCGGCCCGAAGGCGCCGACACGGCAGGCGGCAAACGGCGGCCGGAGCGCGGCGGCTGGCGGATCGTCCTTCGCCGCCCGACGCTGTGGGGCTCGATGGCCACCGACCTGTCGGCAACACTGCTCGCCATGCCCATCGCGCTCTTCCCGCTGGTCAACGAGATCCGCTTCGAGGAGACCCGCAGACCCTCGGCCTGTTCCTCTCGGCCGTCGCGGTCGGGGGGATCACGGCCGGCCTGCTCTCCGGCACGGTGA
- a CDS encoding ATP-binding cassette domain-containing protein: MYRSFTVADMLAFGRHTNRVWDQRRALGWLERFTVPLDRRCDRLSGGRQAQVALAVALGACPSLLLLDEPLANLDPVARRAVTGELLAEVAETGMTVMLSTHVVAELDCVSDHLLLLSHGRTLLDSNVDDLLAHHVRVTGPRADRPPVEGQVVHATHTARQSTFIVRALLGPATAMDAPGWSGHPLATEDIVLAHLRTSIAETGQ, from the coding sequence CTGTATCGCAGCTTCACCGTTGCCGACATGCTCGCCTTCGGCCGCCACACCAACCGCGTGTGGGACCAGCGGCGGGCGCTGGGATGGCTGGAGCGGTTCACCGTCCCGCTGGACCGGCGGTGCGACCGGCTCTCCGGTGGCCGGCAGGCGCAGGTCGCGCTCGCCGTCGCCCTCGGCGCGTGCCCGTCCCTGCTGCTGCTCGACGAGCCGCTGGCCAACCTGGACCCGGTCGCACGCAGGGCGGTGACCGGCGAACTGCTCGCCGAGGTCGCCGAGACCGGAATGACGGTGATGCTCTCCACTCACGTCGTGGCCGAACTCGATTGCGTGAGCGACCACTTGTTGCTGCTCTCCCACGGCCGCACCCTGCTGGACAGCAACGTCGATGACCTCCTGGCCCACCATGTGCGCGTCACCGGCCCGCGCGCGGACCGGCCGCCCGTCGAAGGCCAGGTCGTCCACGCCACCCACACCGCCCGGCAGTCCACCTTCATCGTCCGTGCCCTGCTCGGCCCGGCGACCGCCATGGACGCGCCCGGCTGGAGCGGCCATCCACTCGCCACGGAGGACATCGTGCTCGCCCATCTCAGGACCTCGATCGCGGAGACCGGGCAGTGA
- a CDS encoding MarR family winged helix-turn-helix transcriptional regulator — MTSSDPTALPDPWHSLHELLAAMDAEIEQVYVERGIEGVRPRFAYPLIRLAHTGPLTIRELAKSLDRSHSAISQTIAAMRKEDLVTSEPGPDARTRRIDLTERGRSLVPFLEAEWRATHATVAELDSEVPYAMTTVVEEVRRALARRSMRERVLHHLVEPPR, encoded by the coding sequence GTGACATCTTCAGATCCCACGGCGCTGCCCGATCCCTGGCACTCCCTGCACGAGCTGCTGGCAGCCATGGACGCCGAGATCGAGCAGGTCTACGTCGAGCGCGGCATCGAGGGGGTTCGGCCCCGGTTCGCCTATCCGCTGATCCGGCTCGCCCACACCGGGCCGCTGACCATTCGCGAGCTGGCGAAGTCCCTGGACCGCTCGCACTCCGCGATCAGCCAGACCATCGCCGCCATGCGCAAGGAGGATCTCGTCACCTCCGAACCGGGGCCCGACGCCCGCACCCGGCGCATCGACCTGACCGAGCGCGGCCGATCGCTGGTGCCGTTCCTGGAGGCGGAGTGGCGCGCCACCCACGCGACGGTCGCCGAGCTGGACAGTGAGGTCCCGTACGCGATGACCACCGTGGTCGAGGAGGTGCGGCGGGCTCTGGCACGCCGGTCGATGCGGGAGCGGGTCCTCCACCACCTCGTCGAACCACCGCGATGA
- a CDS encoding MFS transporter, whose product MFLSAVAVGGITAGLLSGTVTRRRRSGLVQLSAACVWGLALAGFGLAGPLWLALGCLAVAGAADTVSVVTRSALVQLETPDAFRGRVSSMEHVIGVAGPELGNFRGGLLASATSASFSLFFGGLSAVLAIAAVAAINGPLRAYRTPPAAAEPTTPGVADATVVAGQGP is encoded by the coding sequence CTGTTCCTCTCGGCCGTCGCGGTCGGGGGGATCACGGCCGGCCTGCTCTCCGGCACGGTGACGCGCCGGCGCCGTTCGGGCCTGGTGCAGCTGTCCGCAGCCTGCGTCTGGGGCCTGGCACTGGCCGGTTTCGGCCTGGCGGGGCCGTTGTGGCTCGCACTCGGCTGCCTGGCCGTGGCGGGCGCGGCCGACACCGTGTCCGTCGTCACCCGCAGCGCCCTGGTCCAACTGGAGACCCCGGACGCGTTCCGGGGGCGGGTCTCCTCGATGGAGCACGTCATCGGTGTCGCAGGCCCCGAACTCGGCAACTTCCGTGGCGGACTGCTGGCGTCGGCCACCTCCGCCTCCTTCTCCCTGTTCTTCGGCGGACTGTCCGCCGTCCTGGCGATCGCCGCCGTGGCAGCGATCAACGGGCCCCTCCGCGCCTACCGCACCCCGCCTGCCGCCGCGGAGCCGACCACCCCTGGAGTCGCCGACGCCACAGTGGTCGCCGGCCAAGGTCCATAG